In one window of Gossypium hirsutum isolate 1008001.06 chromosome A01, Gossypium_hirsutum_v2.1, whole genome shotgun sequence DNA:
- the LOC107925591 gene encoding uncharacterized protein: MDDLDFSDEQKLKGAVSLPRAEAYQWWLTVKEGTQPDRLTWNLFKTTYQSKYVRASYTDTRRLEFLNLTQRGHSVAEYRVEFLRLSRYARGIVETEYERCIHFEDGFRDNLRAKIVEEVKCAERQNRDRGKANRDIESSNTGVRPRKKARSDGPIRVGPTVALAGVAICQLCNRHHPCECWRSIGACLKCGSSEHRVKDCPLKTNQMQALATETAQLPRVVQ, translated from the exons ATGGATGATCTGGACTTTTCTGATGAGCAGAAGCTCAAAGGCGCTGTGTCATTGCCGCGGGCtgaggcgtatcagtggtggctgactgttaaggagggcactcagcctgatCGACTGACTTGGAATCTGTTTAAAACCACTTATCAGAGTAAGTACGTGAGAGCCAGTTACACTGACACTAGGCGACTTGAGTTCCTAAATCTTACTCAGAGAGGTCATTCAGTAGCCGAGTATAGGGTCgaatttctgagactgagccgttATGCGCGAGGCATTGTGGAAACTGAGTATGAGCGCTGTATTCATTTTGAGGACGGCTTTAGGGATAACTTGAGG GCCAAGATTGTGGAGGAGGTTAAGTGCGCTGAGCGCCAGAACCGTGACAGAGGGAAGGCTAATAGAGATATAGAGTCTTCGAATACTGGGGTGAGGCCTAGGAAAAAGGCTAGATCTGATGGGCCCATAAGAGTTGGGCCTACTGTTGCACTTGCAGGGGTAGCGATATGTCAGCTTTGTAATAGACACCATCCATGCGAGTGTTGGAGGTCTATTGGAGCTTGTCTTAAATGTGGGTCTTCTGAGCATCGTGTTAAGGACTGTCCATTGAAGactaatcagatgcaagctctggCTACGGAGACTGCGCAGCTGCCGAGGGTAGTTCAGTAG
- the LOC107925530 gene encoding momilactone A synthase: protein MGSESLVTKRLDGKVALITGGASGLGECSARLFLKHGAKVLIADIQDELGHSLCQELGTENFSHVHCDVTCESDVENAVNLAVSKFGKLDIMFNNAGLIGDGEVRVTDASTDNFKRVFDINVLGGFLGAKYAAKVMVPAKKGCILFSSSISSKISIGLPHAYKASKHGVVGLTKSLAVELGEHGIRVNCISPHATVTPLFQTTLGLFDKKKGEEMIAASAVLKGTVLEPEDFAHAALYLASDEAKFISGVNVPVDGGYNLSNQSWKMGFAALFG, encoded by the exons ATGGGTTCCGAGTCTTTAGTAACCAAGAG ACTAGATGGTAAGGTGGCACTGATAACTGGTGGTGCCAGTGGCTTAGGAGAGTGTTCAGCCAGGCTATTTCTCAAACATGGAGCCAAGGTTCTGATTGCTGATATTCAAGACGAATTGGGCCACTCCCTTTGCCAAGAGCTCGGAACTGAAAACTTCAGCCATGTCCATTGTGATGTAACATGCGAATCTGATGTCGAAAATGCCGTAAACTTAGCAGTCTCCAAGTTTGGAAAACTCGATATCATGTTCAACAATGCTGGCCTTATTGGTGATGGTGAAGTCAGAGTGACAGACGCCAGCACTGACAACTTCAAGAGAGTGTTCGATATCAATGTCTTGGGTGGTTTCTTGGGAGCCAAGTATGCAGCCAAGGTCATGGTTCCGGCCAAGAAAGGTTGCATTCTCTTCTCGTCGAGTATTTCTTCAAAAATCAGCATCGGTCTGCCCCATGCATACAAGGCATCGAAGCATGGCGTCGTAGGGTTGACGAAGAGCTTGGCCGTGGAGTTAGGTGAGCATGGAATTAGAGTTAATTGCATTTCACCTCACGCAACTGTGACCCCATTGTTCCAAACAACACTGGGGTTGTTCGATAAGAAGAAGGGAGAGGAGATGATTGCGGCTTCAGCTGTGTTGAAAGGCACCGTATTGGAACCTGAAGATTTTGCACATGCAGCACTGTATTTGGCAAGCGATGAGGCTAAATTCATCAGTGGTGTTAACGTGCCTGTCGATGGAGGGTATAATCTCAGTAACCAGTCATGGAAGATGGGATTTGCAGCACTTTTTGGATAA